A portion of the Nitrospira sp. genome contains these proteins:
- a CDS encoding IS30 family transposase codes for QYLPKDRDLSGYTQRELNALAHRLNTHPRKCLDFATPQGVYAQWRLHSPVALGT; via the coding sequence TCAGTATTTGCCCAAAGACAGGGACCTGTCGGGCTATACCCAGCGTGAGTTGAATGCCCTTGCCCATCGGTTGAATACACATCCCCGCAAATGTTTGGACTTTGCCACCCCCCAGGGAGTCTATGCGCAGTGGCGCCTTCATTCACCCGTTGCACTTGGAACTTGA